The Spirosoma radiotolerans genome has a window encoding:
- a CDS encoding ArnT family glycosyltransferase, with the protein MNQKLFYSLVLVVTGALFFIPFLGGVRLFDWDEINFAECAREMIALGDYLHVHIDFKPFYEKPPLFFWFQSAMMNLFGINEFSARLPNAICGIITLVYLYNLGQKLHGHRFGWLWALAYLGSVTPHLYFRSGIIDPFFNLFIFVGLVNLIFASWKRERLGGAMTVPKNEWSYILIGGLVLGLGIMTKGPVAYLIVCLVLLVYWMLSRFRWFISPVQFLVFSVAAAFVSLLWYGLDIFLHGPELMRNFLAYQFRLFSTPDAGHVGFPAYHVIILLVGCFPASIFGIRAFGSLFIERNYQREFRKWMLILFWVVLVLFSIVQSKIVHYSSLCYFPLTYFAALTLMQLEERKIQFNNWMRAGLLVVGGIYVAAIVGLPILAHRMDIVKSYADQDAFTQGNLDAKVNWTGWEVLPGIWLLFILILAIIWFNQRETARASLTLFGGMAVFITLTLWFFIGRIEGISQDAAMRFFERAQGQNVYVRTYGYHSYGPYFYTRKPPVTNPKSYDDEWLLRGRIDKDVLFIRKASEQPTLLDSLPDVRKTGEENGFVFYQRKAK; encoded by the coding sequence ATGAATCAAAAACTTTTTTATTCGTTGGTGCTGGTCGTTACAGGGGCCTTGTTTTTCATCCCGTTTCTGGGGGGCGTCCGCCTTTTCGACTGGGACGAAATCAACTTTGCCGAGTGCGCCCGTGAAATGATTGCCTTGGGTGATTACCTGCACGTTCACATAGATTTTAAGCCGTTTTACGAAAAGCCACCCCTGTTTTTCTGGTTTCAGTCGGCCATGATGAATCTCTTTGGTATCAATGAATTTTCGGCCCGGCTGCCTAATGCCATTTGTGGTATCATCACACTGGTTTACCTCTACAACCTTGGCCAAAAACTACACGGGCATCGTTTTGGCTGGTTGTGGGCGCTGGCTTATCTGGGGTCGGTAACGCCCCATCTGTACTTCCGCTCGGGCATTATTGACCCCTTCTTCAACCTGTTTATTTTCGTGGGTCTAGTTAACCTGATTTTTGCGTCCTGGAAGCGTGAACGCCTTGGGGGGGCGATGACCGTACCCAAAAATGAGTGGTCCTACATCCTGATTGGGGGCCTGGTATTAGGCCTGGGTATTATGACCAAAGGACCGGTAGCTTACCTCATCGTGTGTCTGGTACTACTCGTTTACTGGATGCTAAGCCGCTTCCGGTGGTTTATTTCTCCTGTACAATTTCTGGTTTTTTCGGTGGCCGCGGCCTTCGTATCGCTGTTGTGGTACGGGCTGGACATTTTCCTGCATGGCCCTGAGTTGATGCGTAATTTTCTGGCCTATCAGTTTCGGCTGTTTAGTACGCCCGATGCCGGTCATGTTGGCTTTCCGGCCTATCATGTCATCATTCTATTAGTAGGTTGTTTTCCGGCGTCTATTTTCGGTATTCGTGCCTTTGGGTCGCTGTTTATTGAACGAAACTACCAGCGGGAGTTTCGGAAGTGGATGCTCATCCTATTCTGGGTTGTGTTAGTGCTCTTTAGCATCGTGCAGTCGAAAATTGTGCACTATTCATCCCTGTGTTATTTCCCCCTAACCTACTTTGCGGCTCTGACACTGATGCAATTGGAAGAGCGAAAAATACAGTTTAACAACTGGATGCGGGCGGGCTTGCTTGTGGTCGGGGGTATTTACGTAGCAGCCATTGTTGGGTTGCCCATCCTGGCTCATCGCATGGACATTGTGAAATCGTATGCGGATCAGGATGCGTTTACGCAGGGTAACCTGGATGCGAAGGTGAACTGGACTGGCTGGGAAGTATTGCCGGGTATCTGGTTGTTGTTTATCCTAATCCTGGCCATCATCTGGTTCAACCAGCGTGAAACAGCGCGGGCATCCTTAACGCTTTTTGGGGGAATGGCCGTCTTTATCACCTTGACGCTCTGGTTTTTTATTGGCCGGATCGAAGGAATTTCGCAGGATGCGGCCATGCGTTTTTTCGAACGGGCCCAGGGGCAGAACGTCTACGTGCGAACCTACGGGTATCATAGTTATGGTCCTTATTTTTATACCCGGAAACCACCGGTCACAAATCCAAAATCGTATGATGACGAATGGCTTCTTCGGGGTCGAATCGACAAAGATGTGCTGTTCATTCGCAAAGCCAGCGAGCAACCTACGCTTCTGGATTCACTGCCCGATGTTCGAAAAACCGGTGAGGAAAATGGCTTTGTTTTCTACCAGCGAAAAGCAAAGTAA
- a CDS encoding acetamidase/formamidase family protein: protein MKTSRRTFLHKTTQSGLALLSTGSLATEAVLHSKSTDTPLLHDFTAQAPLKPDHVVRSLPENMVWGYFGADVPPVYKVKDGDVVEIQTVNPSGVSRTNPEEFYTKNNLPLDQHAQEVIAIMKNVKPEPSGIRGHMLTGPVYIDGAQPGDSLEIRILDLTFPAGFGVNSVWPGGGGIPDEVKTRETFVYRYDAKRKTGSLKEGVDIPLKPFMGVMALSPPADMGRQSSIPPGFFGGNLDIKHLVKGTTLHLPVSVPGGLFTTGDGHGAQGNGEVSGVAIETAINLTVKFIVHKGKTLKQPRAETPTHFIAVGLDKDLNKAMKNALSEACAFIKDELGFTFNEALSIASTGVDFEVSQVVDQTLGVHAMIPKSIFTKKKFEYWS from the coding sequence ATGAAAACATCCCGACGTACTTTTTTGCACAAAACCACCCAAAGCGGGCTGGCACTTCTGTCGACGGGGAGTCTGGCCACCGAAGCTGTACTCCACTCAAAATCGACCGACACTCCTTTATTGCATGATTTCACTGCCCAGGCGCCACTAAAGCCCGATCACGTCGTTCGCTCGTTACCCGAGAACATGGTTTGGGGTTATTTTGGGGCGGATGTTCCGCCAGTTTATAAAGTAAAGGATGGCGATGTAGTCGAAATTCAAACCGTCAATCCGTCGGGCGTGAGCCGCACGAACCCGGAAGAGTTTTATACGAAAAACAACTTACCCCTCGATCAGCACGCGCAGGAAGTCATTGCCATTATGAAAAATGTGAAACCCGAGCCGTCGGGTATTCGCGGGCACATGCTCACCGGCCCCGTTTACATCGATGGGGCCCAACCCGGCGATAGTCTCGAAATTCGGATCCTCGACTTAACCTTTCCGGCAGGCTTTGGGGTCAACAGTGTTTGGCCGGGCGGAGGTGGCATACCCGATGAGGTTAAAACCCGCGAAACATTTGTTTACCGCTACGACGCCAAACGGAAAACGGGTTCACTAAAAGAAGGCGTCGATATTCCCCTCAAGCCATTCATGGGCGTTATGGCTTTGTCACCACCTGCCGATATGGGGCGCCAGAGTTCGATTCCACCTGGATTTTTCGGCGGCAATCTGGATATCAAGCATTTGGTCAAAGGCACAACTTTACACCTCCCCGTCTCGGTACCGGGCGGGCTGTTTACAACCGGCGATGGACATGGCGCACAGGGAAATGGCGAAGTGAGTGGCGTTGCGATAGAAACCGCCATTAACCTCACCGTCAAGTTTATCGTTCATAAAGGCAAAACGCTGAAGCAACCACGGGCCGAAACTCCAACTCACTTCATTGCCGTTGGCCTGGACAAAGACCTCAACAAAGCCATGAAGAATGCGCTCTCCGAGGCCTGCGCGTTTATTAAGGATGAACTCGGCTTTACCTTCAACGAAGCCCTGTCCATTGCCAGCACGGGCGTCGACTTTGAAGTCAGCCAGGTAGTCGATCAGACCCTTGGCGTTCATGCCATGATTCCCAAGTCGATCTTTACAAAGAAGAAATTTGAGTACTGGTCGTAA